The Candidatus Marinimicrobia bacterium CG08_land_8_20_14_0_20_45_22 region CGAGTACAGTCAGAGCAACATGCCCTTCACGATAAACATAAAATCCTTTCCCGAGTCCGAAGACTCCCAAACCAATAAGTATTTCTTTGACTTGCTCGAACCGACTTTCGGAAGGGAATTGGGCAGTACTCTGAGTCTGAAAAATACCGGTTTTTCCTTTTGGGCTTCGACCAGGTTGAATAGGCGCTGGCGTATCGGCGTTTCGATGCATTATGCGGGTTTCGATTCTGACTGGCGGATTAACTATATCAATTCAGGTCAAAATGGGAAACGGCGGATAGATATTCCTATGAACGGATTCGATAAGGTTTATCGCTTTTCTTTACTCCCAAATCAATCTTTGCTAAAAGATATATCAATTACATTTTTCAGGGATAATATCGATTATTTTATCGATAATAACCGTCCTAATATTACTGATCTGAAAACTCTCGGCCAGGGAGATATTGGTCGCTCCGGTTCTGCTATCAATATTAATATCGAAAAACAGAAATGGAAAATATCCGGCGGTCTGTCGATTGCTAATTACGATCTCGATTCATTTTTGCGTACACCAGTCCTTGGATATTATTTATTTTTTCCGATTTCCCATTCGGCTGAATTTAATTTTTCACACGGACGGTCCTTCAGCCAGCAGATTGGTTTCGATAACAACTTCGACTTCCGGAATATCAATATCCGAGCTGGTTCAGTTTATACCCACGCTCTTTACGATTTCTGGATTAAAGGAACAGCCGACCTGATGCTTGGCCTTGAATCTACCCCACTCGATTACCCGTTCAAATACAGTCTACATTTGCTGGATTTACACGCGGAAATGGAATGGCGTAAAGGTCCGTTTGGATTGACCTATAATTTCCAACAATTAATCCCAATCGGCCGGCGCCTGGACGACAGTCCGATCCGGTTTACCAAGAAAACTCCGGGAGTGGAATATACAAATCATGGCGGACAACAGCATCAGATCAATCTCGGATATTATTTTTAACCGCCTGATTTTTTATGCACAATTGCCTACCGTCATTATCATCCGTCCTATTGCGACTTTTCAACCGGTTTCTGGCTCTGCCGTAGCGCGGAATGATTTGGCATTTCCGCCGAATTGCCGGAAATTAGCCATTATGAAAAATCAACCGAATCCATCGTTAAAAATCATCTATGAGGACAATCATTTGCTGGTTGTCGACAAACCGGCGGGAACTCTGATGCAGGGCGATCAAACCGGTGATATTACACTTTTGGAGATTGCCAGAAGTTACATCAAAGAGAAATATCAAAAACCCGGCGATGTTTTCCTCGGGCTCGTCCATCGCATCGACAGACCGGCGTCCGGAGTGGTCGTTTTTGCCAGAACTTCCAAAGCCGCCGCGCGCCTGACTGTGCAATTTCAGACGAAGCAAGTGACGAAAATTTACCGCGTTCTCGTCGAAGGAAAAATTCCCGACTCCGGAACATGGAAGGACGACATTCTGCGTGACAACGTGACGAGCAGAATTGTGAAAAGCGGCAAGGGGCAACCTGCGGAGTTGCATTTTCGGCGACTGAATTACGAAAACGGCTACTCACTCGCCGAGGTTGAAATTGTCACCGGGCGACATCATCAGATTCGCGTTCAGTTCGCGCATCGCGGATTTCCGGTATTCGGCGATCTTCGTTACGGTTCAAAAACCAAATTCAATGACGGTACCGCCATCGCGCTTCATTCCTATTTGTTGTCGTTCAATCATCCGACGAAAAACGAGCGAATGACGTTTGTCAGCGAGCCGGACGCCTCGTGGGGACTTTACATCAATTTGAGATGAGCGACATGTCGTTCCCGAAAAACAGCGTCCAGATTGCCGGGATTAAAAGCCTTTCTGAAGCAAAAATGCTGATGGATTGCGACGTCGATTTTCTCGGATTTCCGCTGAAATTAGCCGTTCATCGGGAAGATATTCCGTCCGAAAAAGTCGCCGAAATTATTCAAAATCTGAAAATCGCCGATCAGTCTATTTTGATTACGTACTTAGATCGCGCCGAAGGGATTCTCGATCTGGCAGATTTTCTCGGCTTGTCGATTGTCCAGATTCACGGAATGATTACGATACCGGAACTCGTCAAGATAAAACAACAGCGTCCGCGACTTCGCCTCATTAAAAGCCTGATCGTCAAAACGGGTTTGACCGAATTATCCATCGATGTCGAACGTTTCTCGTCGCTGGTCGATGCGTTTATTCTTGATTCGTACGATCCGAAAACCGGCGCCAGCGGCGCGACCGGCAGAACTCATGATTGGAACATCAGCCGGAAGTTGGTTGAATTTTCGCCCGAACCGGTGATTCTCGCCGGCGGACTGAATTCCGGAAACGTCCGGAAAGCCATTCTGGATGTTAGACCGGCGGCGGTCGATGCGCACACAGGCGTCGAAGATTCAAACGGCGATAAAGTGCGGCAACTGGTGGAAAAATTCGTTTCGGAGGCGCGAGATGCTTTTCGACTGGTAAATTTGAAAGAGGAAAACGCCAATTCCATCGAAATTCCGATCGACGGAACGCTAGACCTACATACTTTCCAGCCGCGCGAAGTGAAAGAATTGTTGGCTGATTATCTTTCCGAATGTCGTCGGCGCGGCATTTTTCAGGTTCGGATCATTCACGGCAAAGGAACCGGCGCTCTTAGGGAAACTGTTCATCATTTTTTAGAGAAAATGCCATCGGAAGTCGATTCTTACCGACTTTCGGATGAAACAGGCGGCGGTTGGGGTGCAACGGTCGTCACTTTAAAGGAAATAGATTTGTAAAAATAATAAATTTTCGGACAAATCGGCTGTCCGTTTTTGCACTCTTTTATAGGAGCAAACTGATATGTGTGGAATCATCGCTTACATTGGCAATCGTCCGGCATTGACGATTCTTTTAGATGGGTTGAAAAAGTTGGAGTATCGCGGTTACGACAGTTCGGGCTTTTCTGTCATTACCGGAACTGATATGGTGACGGTCAAGCGCCAAGGCAGAATTTTGGAACTGGAAAAAGCCGTTGATTCCAGCGTCACTGATAGTCGGATCGGAATTGCTCATACGCGCTGGGCGACTCACGGCGAGCCGAATGAAGTCAACGCGCATCCGCATCTTTCCTGCGACCGGTCGATTGCCATTGTTCATAACGGCATTATCGAGAATTATTCGGTTTTAAAAGAGGTGCTGATGCGGGAAGGGCACAAATTCGCATCGGAAACTGATTCGGAAGTAATTGTGCATCTGATTGAGAAATTCTATCGTGGAAATCTGGAATCTGCCGTTGCGGCGGCTCTGGAAAATGTCGAAGGAACCTATGGCCTTGCTGTTCTTCACCGTTTGGAAAATAAAATTGTCGTTGCCCGGAAAGGCTCGCCAATGGTCATCGGTTTAGGTCAGGACGAGACGATTGTGGCGTCGGACGCCGTTGCGATTGTCGAACATACTAAAAAGGTGGTCTATTTGAACGACAACGAAATCGCCACCGTCACAGAAGCGGAATGTGTCATTCGAAAATTGGACGGAAGCACGATCACGCCCGAAGTTCAGGAAATCCGATGGACGGCCGGTCAGATTGAGAAAAGAGGCTTCAAGCACTTCATGCTCAAGGAAATCTACGAGCAACCGGAAGCTATTCTGAACACGCTTCGAGGTCGGATCAAGGATGGCCAGATCAAACTTTCTTTATCAGTCGATTTCGGAAGAGTTAAACGAATTCTTCTCACTGCCTGCGGAACTAGCTGGCATTCGGCTCTTATTGGGAAATTTTACTTTGAAAAATATTCGGGCATTCCAGCGGAAGTTGATTATGCTTCCGAATTTCGCTATCGGCAAGGCATTATTGATGAGAATGTTCTCGTCGTCGTTATCTCGCAATCGGGAGAAACAGCGGACACGTTAGCGGCTCTCCGCAAGGCCAAATCCGCTGGCGCACAGGTCATCGGAATTGTGAATGCTGTCGGCTCGACGATCGCCCGCGAAGTGACTTCCGGAATTTATCTTCATGCCGGACCTGAAATCGGCGTCGCCAGCACAAAGGCGTTTGTTTGTCAGACGATGGCACTGTTGCTGTTAAGTCTCCGGTTTCGGCAGGAAAAAAGTCTGCCAGTCTCGGATGCGCTCATCAAAAATTTGACTCAAATTCCGGCGCAGGTTAGGGAAATTCTCAACAGTGCATCACAAATTGCGAAAATTGCTTCGGATTACTTGCAAAAGACAAATGCACTTTATCTCGGACGGGGCATCAATTTTCCCGTTGCACTTGAAGGAGCGTTAAAGTTAAAGGAGATTTCCTACATTCACGCCGAAGGATATCCCGCGGCAGAAATGAAACACGGGCCGATTGCGCTGATCGACGAAAATATGCCGGTTATATTTTTAGCGACAAATGGTCAAGTTTTCGATAAAGTCCTGTCGAATATGCAGGAAGTCAAGGCTCGTCACGGTATAATTCTGACTGTCACAGATTGTGAGAATAAACTGATCAGCGCTTTGTCAAACCATATTTTTTATGTTCCGAAGACAGATGAGGATTTATCGCCTTTGCTCAATGCTATACCGTTACAACTGCTGGCATACGAAATTGCCGATCAAAAAGGTTTGAATGTCGATAAGCCGCGCAATTTGGCAAAATCGGTCACGGTTGAATAATCCGGAAACCGCTAATATTTTACAATACTCGCCGCAACAATATTTGCCACCAGTGACCGGAGCCGAATGGCGCTGCTGTTTGGTATATGAACGGCGTTCGTCAGCAAAATGACGATCGTTTCGGTTTTGGGATCGACGCAGATCGATGTGCCGGTAAAGCCGGTGTGACCGAATGTTCCTTCGGGAAACAGATCGCCGAGATTCGAGTTGTATGCAGAGTTCACATCCCATCCGAGTCCGCGTCCAGCGAAGGCGAGATCTGAATAAACCGATGTCATTGCTTGAACGGTCAGCGGCGAAAAAATACGCGTTCCGCCGTAGGTTCCGCCATTTAATAGCATTTGGCAGAAGATTGCCAGATCGTCGATGGTTGAAAAGAGTCCGGCATTTCCGGATTTTCCGTCCATGAGTTGAGCGAGCGGATCATGAACGAATCCTCTCAACGGTTTTCCATTGATGACTTCCGTCGGCGCGATGCGTGGCTGGAATTTTTCCGGCGGGCAGAACAGGGTGCTTTTCATGCCAAGTGGCGTAAAAATGCGTTCCTGCGAAAATTCATCAATCGTTTTACCAGAAATTCTGTGAACAATCTCAGCAAGCGTGATGAATCCGAGACAACTGTAATCAAAGACCTTTCCGGGCGGATTCTGTTTCTTGATTGTCGCGATAGTTTGAACAAGCTGGTCGGGGCATGGCGAGCCAAATTTTTCTTTCAATGCGTTTGCATTAGTATAAGGCGGTAAACCGGAGGTATGCGTCAATAAATGGTAAACCCGGATGGGTTCGTCTTTCTTTCCGACGGAATCGATAAAGTCGGTATATTCAGGAATGTACAGTTTCACCGGGTCTGCGAGACGTATTTTCCCTTCCTCAACAAGAAGCATAACGGAGGAAGCTGTTGCAACCGGTTTTGTGCAGGAAGCCATGTCAAATATTTTATCTTCGGTCATTTTTTCAACGGTTGGTGTCAGTTGGGCGTTGCCGTATGCTTTTCGATATGCGATGTAACCTTTTCGTGCGATGAGCAACGTGGCGCCGGGGATTTTTCCATCCGATATATGTTGTTGAATCACTGCATCGACGCGCTGGAGTTTTTCAAGATCGAATCCGGCGTTCTGTGCTTGACCGCTTAAGAGATGATCGCCTGCAACTAATATCTGTCCGAAAATGAGTGTCAGGCTAAATAGTCCGATTAGCAATTTTTTGATTGCCTGCTTTTGATTCATGATGACCTCATTTTGAAATTTGATCGATGGGAATATCTAAATTGGGTTTGTTTTCATAACCTTGATAGTCGAAGTGCCACCATTCGCTTGACAAACCGGTGAACCCATGCGCTTCCATTGCGTCTTCCAGAATTTGTCGGTGCTTTAGCGCTGACTCAGGAAGATTTTGGTAACTTCGACTGGCTTTTTCGGTGAAATCGTCAAATGGTGTCGGCATATCGATAGAATCTCCATCGATAGTAATTAGCGTTACATCTACCGCATAACCTCTGTTGTGGCGGGAACCGGTTTTCGGATCGGCAACGAAGTTGGGATTCGGAAAAATTTCCCACATGCGCCGCTGAACAGAAAGCGGACGATATCCGTCATAGACTTTCAGTTTGTAGCCATTTGTTTTTAAATCTGCCTGAACTTCATTCAGTGCAATTGCGGCCTCCCGAACTAAAAAACAGCGATTTGACGGATAAAGAACCTGTCTGACAAAATTATTTGTCGTTGCGTAACGAATGTCTAATTCAATATCGGGGATGATCGTCTTAAGTTCTACAAGTTCGGTTTGAGCGTTGGTCAAACAGGCAAGAAGCAGAATGATCAGTCCAGTTGGAATGACAATGATCGATCGGAAACGTTTCATCATTTACTCCTTTTGAAAATTTCTACGGTATCAA contains the following coding sequences:
- a CDS encoding RNA pseudouridine synthase translates to MKNQPNPSLKIIYEDNHLLVVDKPAGTLMQGDQTGDITLLEIARSYIKEKYQKPGDVFLGLVHRIDRPASGVVVFARTSKAAARLTVQFQTKQVTKIYRVLVEGKIPDSGTWKDDILRDNVTSRIVKSGKGQPAELHFRRLNYENGYSLAEVEIVTGRHHQIRVQFAHRGFPVFGDLRYGSKTKFNDGTAIALHSYLLSFNHPTKNERMTFVSEPDASWGLYINLR
- a CDS encoding DNA mismatch repair protein MutS, translated to MKEENANSIEIPIDGTLDLHTFQPREVKELLADYLSECRRRGIFQVRIIHGKGTGALRETVHHFLEKMPSEVDSYRLSDETGGGWGATVVTLKEIDL
- the glmS gene encoding glutamine--fructose-6-phosphate transaminase (isomerizing) codes for the protein MCGIIAYIGNRPALTILLDGLKKLEYRGYDSSGFSVITGTDMVTVKRQGRILELEKAVDSSVTDSRIGIAHTRWATHGEPNEVNAHPHLSCDRSIAIVHNGIIENYSVLKEVLMREGHKFASETDSEVIVHLIEKFYRGNLESAVAAALENVEGTYGLAVLHRLENKIVVARKGSPMVIGLGQDETIVASDAVAIVEHTKKVVYLNDNEIATVTEAECVIRKLDGSTITPEVQEIRWTAGQIEKRGFKHFMLKEIYEQPEAILNTLRGRIKDGQIKLSLSVDFGRVKRILLTACGTSWHSALIGKFYFEKYSGIPAEVDYASEFRYRQGIIDENVLVVVISQSGETADTLAALRKAKSAGAQVIGIVNAVGSTIAREVTSGIYLHAGPEIGVASTKAFVCQTMALLLLSLRFRQEKSLPVSDALIKNLTQIPAQVREILNSASQIAKIASDYLQKTNALYLGRGINFPVALEGALKLKEISYIHAEGYPAAEMKHGPIALIDENMPVIFLATNGQVFDKVLSNMQEVKARHGIILTVTDCENKLISALSNHIFYVPKTDEDLSPLLNAIPLQLLAYEIADQKGLNVDKPRNLAKSVTVE
- a CDS encoding peptidase M15; the encoded protein is MKRFRSIIVIPTGLIILLLACLTNAQTELVELKTIIPDIELDIRYATTNNFVRQVLYPSNRCFLVREAAIALNEVQADLKTNGYKLKVYDGYRPLSVQRRMWEIFPNPNFVADPKTGSRHNRGYAVDVTLITIDGDSIDMPTPFDDFTEKASRSYQNLPESALKHRQILEDAMEAHGFTGLSSEWWHFDYQGYENKPNLDIPIDQISK